The genomic window GAAGCCGCGTCCGATATTCGCATTTTTGGCGCTCGTTATGCTGATCAGCGCGTCGACCGCCGCACGCGCCGTTGCCGACACGCAGACGGGTTCAGCGCCGGCTCCATCTGGCGCACCCGTGCAGAGCACGGCTCGGCCCACCACCGGCTCGGCATCAGATCTCCTCGCGCTGGCGCAGGCGAACATCGCGACAGGCCATAACGCCGAAGCGCTCGCCGAGCTAAAGCGCGCCGCCGAAATCGACCCCGGCAATCTCGACATCCAAAAGATGCTCGGCGACGTCGAATACCGGCTGCAGGACTTCGCGGCTGCGGAACGCGCCTATCTCGCGGTGCTCGCGAAAGAGCCGGACAATAAGGATGTCCATAACCGGCTGGGCGGCGTGTATGCGGCGCTCGATCGTTTCGACGACGCGCTTTCCGAATTCCGCAAGAGCCTTCCGCTGCGCGAAGGCTTCGCTAATTTGGTGCTGGTCTATCAGGATCAGGGGCGGCTGTCCGAGCTCGAAAGCGAATACTTCATCGAGATGGAGCGCGAACCGTTCGAACCCGGCACGCATTACAATCTCGGCATCGTGTATGAAGCCGAGGATAAGTACGATCAGGCGATCGAGCAATACAACGCTGCGCTCGACAAAGATCCGCGCTTCGTCGATGCGCTGAACGCGCTCGGCGTCGCGTATGCGGATGAAAACCGGCACAGCGACGCGATCCGCGAGTACCAGCAGGCGCTCGGCCTGGACCCGAGCTACTACCTCGCGTACATGAACTGGGGCGTCGAACTCATCAAGACGAGCGACTACAATGGCGCGATCGTCAAGATCAACAAGGCGATCTCGTTAGACCCGCAGTTCTCGCTTTCGTACGAGAATCTCGGCGTCGCGTACGATTATCTCGGATCATTCACGCAAGCGGTCGAGCTGTACCAGAAGACCATCGAGCTCGATCCCGGTGATCGCAACGCGTACTTCAACCTCGGCTCGATCTACTTCAACCACGGTTTGATGAATCTCGCCGAAGCGGCATTCATCAAAGGGCTCGCTGTGACACCGCGCAGCGCGAATCTTCACTTCGGTCTCGGTGACGTCTACCAGGTGCAGAAGAAGTATCAGCTGGCGGCCGATCAGTACAAGGCGGCGCTCGCGATCACGCCGGGCGACGTGACTGCCCAGGCGAAGCTCTCTGAAGTCGAGGCTGCGCTCACGCCGCATTAGCGGCGCGCGTTCTCGCCGACGAGTTACTTCGAGGCGACCGCGTCGATCTCGATCAGCGCGCCTGGGCGCGGAAGCGCCGCGACGCCGACCGTGCTCCGCGCCGGCTTGTGCCCGCCGAAGAACCGCTTGTAGACTTCATTCATCGCATCGAACTGCGCCATGTCCGTTAGGAAGACGTTCACTTTGACGATGTCTTCGACGCGGCAGCCCGCCGCTTCGATGATCGCGCGGACGTTCGTCAGCGCATTGAGCGTCTGCGTCTCGATGTCCGCCGGGAACGCGGCGGAGCCTGCATCGAAGCCGAGTTGGCCGGCCGTGTAGACGACGCCGCCCGCTTCGGCGCCTTGAGAGTACGCGGCGACAGGGTTGGGTGCCGCGGCTGTGCTTATCGGTCGCATGGGCGCCGAGTTCGCGCCGCCCGCACGCCACCCTGTCAAACCACCAGGCGAAATTCCGGCCCGGCCATATGCCGACCAGCTCGGGGGTCTGCCGATAACCTGATGG from Candidatus Eremiobacteraceae bacterium includes these protein-coding regions:
- a CDS encoding tetratricopeptide repeat protein, which gives rise to MKPRPIFAFLALVMLISASTAARAVADTQTGSAPAPSGAPVQSTARPTTGSASDLLALAQANIATGHNAEALAELKRAAEIDPGNLDIQKMLGDVEYRLQDFAAAERAYLAVLAKEPDNKDVHNRLGGVYAALDRFDDALSEFRKSLPLREGFANLVLVYQDQGRLSELESEYFIEMEREPFEPGTHYNLGIVYEAEDKYDQAIEQYNAALDKDPRFVDALNALGVAYADENRHSDAIREYQQALGLDPSYYLAYMNWGVELIKTSDYNGAIVKINKAISLDPQFSLSYENLGVAYDYLGSFTQAVELYQKTIELDPGDRNAYFNLGSIYFNHGLMNLAEAAFIKGLAVTPRSANLHFGLGDVYQVQKKYQLAADQYKAALAITPGDVTAQAKLSEVEAALTPH
- a CDS encoding Rid family detoxifying hydrolase; the protein is MRPISTAAAPNPVAAYSQGAEAGGVVYTAGQLGFDAGSAAFPADIETQTLNALTNVRAIIEAAGCRVEDIVKVNVFLTDMAQFDAMNEVYKRFFGGHKPARSTVGVAALPRPGALIEIDAVASK